A window of Streptomyces sp. DG1A-41 contains these coding sequences:
- a CDS encoding helicase C-terminal domain-containing protein — translation MSTEDRPAAPRSLAEALRGRDDVSLGALLRSRPDLITPVPTDLTQLATRAGTRASVVRALERLDRFALQTAEALAVAADPATYDELLGLMAGDDEDPAVVAALPHALGVLREQAVVWGGDDRLRLVRTARELLAPSPQHPSPTGLGPTVQEATAGMSPGRIQEIVTAAGLPSTHDSVSAVTSLTELFTDRDRMAALLAEAPADSLDVLERLVWGPPYGQVTADPAPRLRWLLDRGLLLPTAPGTVVLPREVALHLRRGLAHRTPEPVPPAVEAAAVHRPQVVDSTAAGQAYTALATVEELLKDWDEGGPAVLRAGGLSVRDLKRTAVALDVPEPVAAFWVELAYAAGLIAPDGEADERYAATPAYDEWRELPAAERWSRLVTAWLAATRTAGLVGGRDAKDRTLSALGPGLDRSAAPEVRHRVLALLAGLPEGAAPAAESVLARLRWERPLRGAQREDDLRSRLARWALSEAELLGVTGRGALSAHGRALLGAPAAPAKGPEAEPSGPGDKLPVHHHRLTPLTPLSPAEQAVASAAAARLLTPLLPEPLDHVLLQADLTAVAPGPLRRPLADTLGVLADVESKGGATVYRFTPGSVRRALDAGQSASDLHAFLAAHSRTPVPQPLTYLIDDVARRHGHLRVGAASAYVRCDDDAVLGEILADKRAAALGLRRLAPTVLAAQTDPAGLLEGLRAMGFAPAAESAEGDVLITRAHAHRTPPRTAPEPVPDGPPVPDDTLLAAALRAIRAGDLASTAPRRPGTVPAVNGELPRTGSAETLATMQAAVLTGEALWIGYVNAEGAASQRVIAPIRVEGGFVTAYDHTADEVRTYPLHRITGVAELADDAG, via the coding sequence ATGAGCACCGAGGACAGGCCTGCGGCCCCCCGTTCCCTCGCGGAAGCGCTCCGCGGGCGGGACGACGTCTCGCTGGGCGCGCTCCTGCGCAGCCGTCCGGATCTCATCACGCCCGTGCCCACCGACCTCACGCAGCTCGCGACCCGCGCCGGCACCCGCGCCTCGGTCGTGCGGGCCCTGGAGCGGCTGGACCGGTTCGCGCTCCAGACGGCGGAGGCGCTGGCCGTGGCGGCGGATCCGGCGACGTACGACGAACTGCTCGGGCTCATGGCCGGGGACGACGAGGACCCGGCCGTCGTCGCGGCCCTGCCGCACGCCCTGGGCGTCCTGCGCGAGCAGGCCGTGGTGTGGGGCGGCGACGACCGGCTGCGGCTGGTGCGGACGGCGCGTGAGCTGCTGGCGCCCTCGCCGCAGCACCCCTCACCGACGGGGCTCGGCCCGACCGTCCAGGAGGCGACCGCCGGGATGTCCCCGGGGCGGATCCAGGAGATCGTCACGGCCGCCGGGCTGCCCTCGACCCACGACTCGGTCTCCGCGGTGACCTCCCTGACCGAGCTGTTCACGGACCGGGACCGGATGGCCGCGCTGCTCGCCGAGGCCCCGGCCGACTCCCTCGACGTGCTGGAGCGGCTGGTGTGGGGGCCGCCGTACGGGCAGGTCACGGCCGATCCGGCGCCCCGGCTGCGCTGGCTGCTGGACCGGGGGCTGTTGCTGCCAACGGCGCCCGGGACGGTCGTGCTGCCGCGCGAGGTCGCACTGCACCTGCGGCGGGGGCTCGCGCACCGGACGCCGGAGCCCGTGCCGCCGGCGGTCGAGGCCGCCGCCGTTCATCGTCCACAGGTTGTGGACAGCACCGCGGCCGGGCAGGCGTACACCGCGCTCGCGACCGTCGAGGAGCTGCTGAAGGACTGGGACGAGGGCGGGCCGGCGGTGCTGCGGGCCGGCGGGCTGAGCGTGCGGGACCTGAAGCGGACCGCCGTCGCCCTCGACGTGCCCGAGCCGGTCGCCGCGTTCTGGGTGGAACTGGCCTACGCGGCGGGCCTGATCGCCCCCGACGGGGAGGCCGACGAGCGGTACGCGGCGACCCCGGCGTACGACGAGTGGCGGGAGCTGCCCGCCGCCGAGCGCTGGTCGCGGCTGGTCACGGCGTGGCTCGCGGCGACCCGGACGGCCGGGCTGGTGGGCGGGCGGGACGCGAAGGACCGTACGTTGTCGGCGCTCGGGCCGGGTCTGGACCGTTCGGCGGCGCCGGAGGTACGGCACCGGGTGCTGGCGCTGCTGGCCGGCCTGCCCGAGGGCGCCGCGCCGGCCGCCGAGTCGGTGCTGGCCCGGCTGCGCTGGGAGCGCCCCCTGCGCGGCGCCCAGCGCGAGGACGACCTGCGCAGTCGGCTCGCCCGGTGGGCCCTGTCCGAGGCGGAGCTGTTGGGTGTCACGGGCAGGGGTGCGTTGTCGGCCCACGGCAGGGCCCTGCTGGGGGCGCCCGCGGCGCCCGCGAAGGGCCCGGAAGCGGAGCCCTCCGGTCCGGGGGACAAGCTGCCCGTCCACCACCACCGCCTCACCCCTCTCACCCCCCTCTCCCCCGCCGAACAGGCCGTCGCCTCCGCCGCAGCGGCCCGGCTGCTCACGCCCCTGCTGCCCGAGCCGCTGGACCACGTGCTGCTCCAGGCCGACCTGACGGCGGTGGCGCCCGGGCCGCTGCGGCGCCCGCTCGCCGACACGCTGGGCGTACTGGCGGACGTCGAGTCCAAGGGCGGGGCCACCGTCTACCGGTTCACGCCCGGCTCGGTGCGGCGCGCCCTCGACGCCGGGCAGAGCGCCTCGGACCTGCACGCCTTCCTCGCCGCGCACTCCCGTACGCCGGTGCCGCAGCCGCTGACGTACCTCATCGACGACGTGGCCCGCAGGCACGGTCATCTGCGTGTCGGCGCGGCCTCGGCGTACGTCCGCTGCGACGACGACGCGGTGCTGGGCGAGATCCTCGCCGACAAGCGGGCCGCCGCCCTGGGGCTGCGCCGGCTCGCCCCGACCGTGCTGGCCGCGCAGACCGACCCGGCGGGGCTGCTGGAGGGCCTGCGGGCGATGGGCTTCGCACCGGCCGCCGAGTCCGCCGAGGGCGATGTGCTGATCACCCGCGCGCACGCGCACCGCACCCCGCCCCGTACGGCACCCGAGCCGGTGCCGGACGGCCCGCCGGTCCCCGACGACACCCTCCTCGCGGCGGCGCTGCGCGCCATCCGGGCCGGCGATCTGGCCTCAACCGCCCCGCGCAGGCCCGGCACGGTCCCGGCGGTCAACGGCGAACTGCCCCGCACCGGTTCCGCCGAGACCCTCGCCACCATGCAGGCCGCCGTCCTGACCGGCGAGGCCCTGTGGATCGGCTACGTCAACGCCGAGGGTGCCGCCAGCCAGCGCGTCATCGCCCCGATCCGCGTCGAGGGCGGCTTCGTCACGGCGTACGACCACACGGCGGACGAAGTCCGCACGTACCCGCTGCACCGGATCACCGGGGTCGCGGAGCTCGCGGACGACGCGGGCTGA
- the istB gene encoding IS21-like element helper ATPase IstB: protein MRNPTTTTLGYALFATRWLQAPLYFGLVAAQGVYVYKFFKELWTLILMCVSGNATETYVMLAVLKLVDVVMIANLLIMVIVGGYETFVSRIGLQGHRDQPEWLSHVNSNVLKVKLATAIVGISSVHLLQMFVDVHHTSRHALLWGTVIHMAFILSAAILAYMSGPMAAHGDRGHAERPSAGAGPATPPQAGQDHGDQRHAKPEQEAPAATPAVPRQPAPDADAEARTREAGFPARKLLEDFDQQHPRGFDRETVARLGKADFVDARRNVVLVGPPGTGKTHLAIGLGVRACQAGHRVLFATAAEWAARLSDARAAGRLDAELAALDAYPLLIVDEVGYTPCDAATAGLFFRLVAHRYERASLMVTSDRPLGRWDEVFGGALAPAMVDRLAHHAEIVRLDGDSYRTRRATSAWAD from the coding sequence GTGCGGAACCCAACGACCACCACGCTCGGATACGCCCTGTTCGCCACCCGCTGGCTCCAGGCCCCCCTCTACTTCGGGCTGGTCGCCGCCCAGGGCGTCTACGTCTACAAGTTCTTCAAGGAACTCTGGACCTTAATCCTGATGTGCGTGAGCGGGAACGCCACCGAGACGTACGTGATGCTCGCGGTGCTCAAGCTGGTCGACGTCGTCATGATCGCCAACCTGCTGATCATGGTGATCGTCGGCGGCTACGAGACCTTCGTCTCGCGCATCGGCCTCCAGGGCCACCGTGACCAGCCCGAATGGCTCTCGCACGTCAACTCCAACGTGCTGAAGGTCAAGCTCGCCACGGCGATCGTGGGCATCTCCTCCGTCCATCTGCTCCAGATGTTCGTGGACGTCCACCACACCTCCCGGCACGCCCTGCTGTGGGGGACGGTGATCCACATGGCGTTCATCCTCTCGGCGGCGATCCTCGCCTACATGTCGGGCCCGATGGCCGCGCACGGGGATCGCGGACACGCCGAGCGGCCGTCGGCCGGGGCCGGGCCGGCGACGCCTCCCCAGGCGGGGCAGGACCACGGGGACCAGCGGCACGCGAAGCCGGAGCAGGAGGCGCCGGCGGCCACGCCGGCCGTTCCCCGGCAGCCGGCCCCGGACGCGGACGCCGAGGCCCGGACCCGCGAGGCCGGCTTCCCGGCCCGCAAGCTGCTGGAAGACTTCGACCAGCAGCACCCCCGAGGCTTCGACCGGGAGACCGTGGCCCGGCTCGGCAAGGCGGACTTCGTCGACGCCCGGCGCAACGTGGTCCTCGTCGGCCCGCCCGGCACCGGCAAGACCCACCTCGCCATCGGCCTCGGCGTGCGCGCCTGCCAGGCCGGGCACCGGGTGCTGTTCGCGACCGCCGCCGAGTGGGCCGCCCGGCTCTCCGACGCCCGGGCCGCGGGCCGGCTCGACGCGGAACTGGCCGCCCTCGACGCGTACCCCCTGCTGATCGTCGACGAGGTCGGCTACACGCCCTGCGACGCGGCGACCGCCGGGCTGTTCTTCCGGCTGGTCGCGCACCGCTACGAGCGTGCCTCGCTGATGGTGACCAGCGACCGCCCTCTCGGCCGCTGGGACGAGGTCTTCGGCGGCGCCTTGGCCCCGGCGATGGTGGACCGCCTCGCCCACCACGCCGAGATCGTCCGGCTGGACGGCGACAGCTACCGGACGCGGCGCGCTACTTCAGCGTGGGCAGATTGA
- a CDS encoding DNA repair helicase XPB, whose amino-acid sequence MNGPLIVQSDKTLLLEVDHEQAGDCRRAIAPFAELERAPEHIHTYRVTPLGLWNARAAGHDAEQVVDALVQYSRYPVPHALLVDIAETMDRYGRLTLSKHPAHGLVLTTTDRPVLEEVLKSKRIAPLVGARIDPDTVAVHPSERGQIKQTLLKLGWPAEDLAGYVDGEAHPIELAEDGWALRPYQKQAVENFWHGGSGVVVLPCGAGKTLVGAGSMAQAKSTTLILVTNTVSARQWKHELVRRTSLTEDEIGEYSGTKKEIRPVTIATYQVLTTKRKGVYPHLELFDSRDWGLIVYDEVHLLPAPVFKFTADLQARLRLGLTATLVREDGRESDVFSLIGPKRFDAPWKEIEAQGYIAPADCVEVRVNLTDAERLAYATAEAEEKYRFCATTDTKRKVTEAIVRRFAGQQILVIGQYIDQLDELGEHLGAPVIKGETSNAQREKLFDAFREGEISVLVVSKVANFSIDLPEATVAVQVSGTFGSRQEEAQRLGRVLRPKSDGHQAHFYSVVARDTIDQDFAAHRQRFLAEQGYAYRIMDADELLAESWQAGHAGAAAPLTCGGPHLLPRRTRRG is encoded by the coding sequence GTGAATGGTCCGCTGATCGTCCAGTCCGACAAGACCCTGCTCCTGGAAGTCGACCACGAGCAGGCCGGCGACTGCCGTCGGGCCATCGCCCCGTTCGCCGAGCTGGAGCGGGCGCCGGAGCACATCCACACCTACCGGGTGACCCCGCTGGGTCTGTGGAACGCGCGCGCGGCGGGCCACGACGCCGAGCAGGTCGTGGACGCGCTGGTGCAGTACAGCCGGTACCCGGTGCCGCACGCGCTGCTGGTCGACATCGCCGAGACGATGGACCGCTACGGGCGGCTCACGCTGTCCAAGCACCCGGCGCACGGGCTGGTCCTGACGACCACCGACCGTCCGGTTCTGGAGGAGGTCCTGAAGTCGAAGCGGATCGCGCCGCTGGTCGGCGCCCGGATCGACCCGGACACGGTCGCCGTGCACCCCTCCGAGCGGGGACAGATCAAGCAGACGCTGCTGAAGCTGGGCTGGCCGGCCGAGGACCTCGCCGGGTACGTCGACGGCGAGGCGCACCCGATCGAACTGGCCGAGGACGGCTGGGCGCTCAGGCCGTACCAGAAGCAGGCGGTGGAGAACTTCTGGCACGGCGGGTCGGGCGTGGTCGTCCTGCCCTGCGGCGCGGGCAAGACGCTGGTCGGCGCCGGGTCGATGGCGCAGGCGAAGTCCACGACCCTGATCCTCGTCACGAACACGGTCTCAGCCCGGCAGTGGAAGCACGAGCTGGTGCGGCGGACGTCGCTCACCGAGGACGAGATCGGCGAGTACAGCGGGACGAAGAAGGAGATCCGGCCCGTCACGATCGCCACGTACCAGGTGCTGACGACCAAGCGGAAGGGCGTCTACCCGCATCTGGAGCTGTTCGACTCCCGGGACTGGGGCCTGATCGTCTACGACGAGGTGCATCTGCTGCCGGCGCCGGTGTTCAAGTTCACGGCGGATCTCCAGGCGCGCCTGCGGCTGGGCCTCACGGCCACGCTGGTGCGTGAGGACGGGCGCGAGTCGGACGTGTTCTCCCTGATCGGGCCCAAGCGGTTCGACGCGCCCTGGAAGGAGATCGAGGCGCAGGGCTACATCGCGCCCGCCGACTGTGTGGAGGTCCGGGTCAATCTGACGGACGCGGAGCGGCTCGCGTACGCCACGGCCGAGGCGGAGGAGAAGTACCGCTTCTGTGCGACGACCGACACCAAGCGGAAGGTCACGGAGGCGATCGTCCGCCGCTTCGCCGGGCAGCAGATCCTCGTCATCGGCCAGTACATCGACCAGCTCGACGAGCTGGGTGAGCATCTGGGCGCGCCCGTGATCAAGGGCGAGACGTCGAACGCGCAGCGGGAGAAGTTGTTCGACGCCTTCCGGGAGGGCGAGATCAGCGTGCTCGTCGTGTCCAAGGTCGCGAACTTCTCGATCGACCTGCCGGAGGCGACGGTCGCGGTCCAGGTGTCCGGCACGTTCGGGTCGCGCCAGGAGGAGGCCCAGCGGCTGGGCCGGGTGCTCCGGCCGAAGTCCGACGGTCACCAGGCGCACTTCTACTCGGTGGTCGCGAGGGACACGATCGACCAGGACTTCGCCGCGCACCGCCAGCGCTTCCTGGCGGAGCAGGGGTACGCGTACCGGATCATGGACGCGGACGAGCTGCTCGCGGAGAGCTGGCAGGCCGGCCACGCGGGTGCGGCGGCGCCGCTCACTTGCGGCGGACCACACCTGCTTCCTCGCCGTACTCGCCGAGGATGA